A region of Pseudomonas sp. Marseille-Q3773 DNA encodes the following proteins:
- the hisA gene encoding 1-(5-phosphoribosyl)-5-[(5-phosphoribosylamino)methylideneamino]imidazole-4-carboxamide isomerase — MLIIPAIDLKDGACVRLRQGRMEDSTVFSDDPVSMAAKWVEGGCRRLHLVDLNGAFEGQPVNGEVVTAIARRYPTLPIQIGGGIRSLETIEHYVKAGVSYVIIGTKAVKQPEFVAEACKAFPGKVIVGLDAKDGFVATDGWAEVSSVQVIDLAKRFEADGVSAIVYTDIAKDGMMQGCNVPFTKALAEATSIPVIASGGIHNLGDIKALLDAKAPGIIGAITGRAIYEGTLDVAEAQAFCDNYQG, encoded by the coding sequence ATGCTGATTATCCCCGCTATCGATCTGAAGGACGGCGCCTGCGTGCGCCTGCGCCAGGGCCGCATGGAAGACTCCACGGTATTTTCCGACGACCCGGTGAGCATGGCCGCCAAGTGGGTCGAGGGTGGCTGCCGCCGCCTGCACCTGGTCGACCTCAACGGCGCCTTCGAAGGCCAGCCGGTCAACGGTGAAGTGGTTACCGCCATTGCCAGGCGCTACCCGACCCTGCCGATCCAGATCGGTGGTGGCATCCGCTCGCTGGAAACCATCGAGCACTACGTCAAGGCGGGTGTCAGCTACGTGATCATCGGCACCAAGGCGGTCAAGCAGCCAGAGTTCGTTGCCGAAGCGTGCAAGGCCTTCCCGGGCAAGGTCATCGTCGGCCTGGACGCCAAGGACGGGTTCGTCGCCACCGACGGCTGGGCCGAAGTCAGCTCGGTGCAGGTCATCGACCTGGCCAAGCGTTTCGAGGCCGATGGCGTCTCGGCGATCGTCTACACCGACATCGCCAAGGACGGCATGATGCAGGGCTGCAACGTGCCCTTCACCAAGGCGCTGGCAGAAGCTACTTCGATCCCGGTGATCGCCTCGGGCGGCATCCACAACCTGGGCGACATCAAGGCCCTGCTGGACGCCAAGGCCCCGGGCATCATCGGTGCCATCACCGGCCGTGCCATCTACGAAGGCACTCTCGATGTTGCCGAGGCCCAGGCCTTCTGCGACAACTACCAAGGCTGA
- a CDS encoding DUF2164 domain-containing protein, whose translation MSRSKTKAPVITLAPEQERAALDTLKRFLEDRFELTLGSFEVAEVLDVFSKEIAPHYYNRAIADVQLHLKERFDSIESDLWALEKP comes from the coding sequence ATGAGCAGGTCGAAGACCAAGGCCCCGGTCATCACCCTGGCCCCCGAGCAGGAGCGCGCCGCGCTCGACACGCTCAAGCGCTTCCTCGAAGACCGTTTCGAGTTGACGCTGGGTTCGTTCGAGGTGGCCGAGGTCCTCGATGTGTTCAGCAAGGAAATTGCACCCCATTACTACAACAGGGCGATTGCCGATGTTCAGCTGCACCTCAAGGAGCGGTTCGACAGCATCGAAAGCGATCTGTGGGCGCTCGAAAAGCCCTGA
- the hisH gene encoding imidazole glycerol phosphate synthase subunit HisH produces the protein MQTVAVIDYGMGNLHSVAKALEHVGAGKVLVTSDAAVIREADRVVFPGVGAIRDCMAEIRRLGFDSLVREVSQDRPFLGICVGMQALLEHSEENDGVDCIGLFPGQVRFFGKDLKEDGEHLKVPHMGWNEVGQTNQHPLWHDIPDRARFYFVHSYYIDAGKPAQVVGRGHYGVDFAAALADGSRFAVQFHPEKSHTHGLQLLQNFVAWDGRW, from the coding sequence ATGCAGACGGTAGCCGTAATCGACTATGGCATGGGCAACCTGCACTCGGTGGCCAAGGCGCTCGAACATGTAGGTGCCGGCAAGGTATTGGTCACCAGCGACGCCGCAGTCATCCGCGAGGCTGACCGCGTGGTGTTCCCGGGGGTCGGCGCGATTCGCGACTGCATGGCTGAAATCCGCCGCCTGGGCTTCGACAGCCTGGTGCGCGAAGTCAGCCAGGACCGCCCGTTCCTGGGTATCTGCGTGGGTATGCAGGCACTGCTGGAGCACAGCGAGGAAAACGACGGTGTCGACTGCATCGGCCTGTTCCCCGGCCAGGTGCGCTTCTTCGGCAAGGACCTCAAGGAAGACGGCGAGCACCTGAAGGTGCCGCACATGGGCTGGAACGAAGTCGGCCAGACCAACCAGCACCCGCTGTGGCATGACATCCCCGACCGTGCACGCTTCTATTTCGTGCACAGCTACTACATCGATGCCGGCAAGCCGGCGCAGGTGGTCGGTCGCGGCCATTACGGCGTCGATTTCGCTGCGGCGCTGGCCGATGGTTCGCGCTTCGCCGTGCAGTTCCACCCGGAGAAGAGCCATACCCATGGCCTGCAGCTGCTGCAGAATTTCGTCGCCTGGGACGGGCGCTGGTAA
- the hisB gene encoding imidazoleglycerol-phosphate dehydratase HisB produces MVERKASVERNTLETQVKCSINLDGSGKARFDIGVPFLEHMLDQIARHGLIDLDIECKGDLHIDDHHTVEDVGITLGMAFAQAIGDKKGIFRYGHAYVPLDEALSRVVIDFSGRPGLQMHVPYTRATVGGFDVDLFQEFFQGFVNHALVTLHIDNLRGHNTHHQIETVFKAFGRALRMAITLDERMAGQMPSTKGCL; encoded by the coding sequence ATGGTTGAACGTAAGGCGTCCGTCGAGCGCAACACCCTGGAAACCCAGGTCAAGTGCTCGATCAACCTCGATGGCAGTGGCAAGGCCCGGTTCGATATCGGTGTGCCTTTCCTTGAACACATGCTGGACCAGATCGCCCGCCACGGGCTGATCGATCTGGATATCGAGTGCAAGGGTGACCTGCATATCGACGATCACCATACCGTCGAGGACGTCGGTATCACCCTGGGCATGGCATTCGCTCAGGCCATCGGTGACAAGAAGGGCATCTTCCGCTACGGCCATGCCTACGTACCGCTGGACGAAGCGCTGTCGCGCGTGGTCATCGACTTTTCCGGTCGCCCGGGCCTGCAGATGCATGTGCCTTACACCCGCGCTACCGTCGGTGGCTTCGATGTCGACCTGTTCCAGGAGTTCTTCCAGGGCTTCGTCAACCACGCCCTGGTGACCCTGCACATCGACAACCTGCGTGGCCACAACACCCACCACCAGATCGAAACCGTGTTCAAGGCGTTCGGCCGCGCCCTGCGCATGGCCATCACCCTCGACGAGCGCATGGCCGGGCAGATGCCTTCCACCAAAGGGTGCCTGTAA
- a CDS encoding OFA family MFS transporter, which yields MSSTVAAGALVSAPGFLSKERIIARPGFNRWLVPPAALAIHLCIGMAYGFSVFWLPLSQAIGITAPVACAADMGFMARMFSAECDWPISMLSWIYTLFFVFLGCSAAVLGGWLEHAGPRKAGLVSALCWCGGMLISAVGVKTHQLWLMWLGSGVIGGIGLGLGYISPVSTLIKWFPDKRGMATGMAIMGFGGGAMVGAPLATALMGHFGNAQEVGVWQSFVVMAAIYFVFMTAGALAYRVPPTGWKPEGFTAPLKKAGNSMVTDRHVHVSVAWKTPQFALIWLVLCLNVSAGIGILGMASPLLQEVFAGKLLGNGLSFSELDSAQLAQIAAIAAGFTGLLSLFNIGGRFFWASFSDYIGRKNTYFAFFALGVGLYSLVPNMGHLGNVALFVAAFCIILSMYGGGFSTVPAYLADLFGTQMVGAIHGRLLTAWAAAGVLGPVLITYLREYQLAAGVERAAAYDMTLYILAGLLVLGFVCNMLVRPVADKYFMSDAELAAERALSHDKGADAAQSLEWKAAPGSLPLVLLAWAVVVVPLAWGVWITLQKTAVLFH from the coding sequence ATGAGCAGTACCGTCGCGGCAGGGGCCCTGGTCAGTGCGCCAGGCTTCCTGTCGAAGGAGCGCATTATCGCCCGCCCGGGCTTCAACCGTTGGCTGGTTCCGCCGGCCGCACTGGCCATCCACCTGTGCATCGGCATGGCCTATGGCTTCTCGGTGTTCTGGCTGCCTCTGTCGCAAGCCATCGGCATCACTGCCCCGGTCGCCTGCGCAGCGGACATGGGCTTCATGGCCCGTATGTTCAGCGCCGAATGCGACTGGCCGATCTCGATGCTGAGCTGGATCTACACCTTGTTCTTCGTCTTCCTCGGTTGCTCGGCAGCAGTGCTGGGCGGCTGGCTGGAACACGCCGGCCCGCGCAAGGCTGGCCTGGTCTCGGCGCTGTGCTGGTGTGGCGGCATGCTGATCTCGGCCGTAGGCGTGAAAACCCACCAGCTGTGGCTGATGTGGCTGGGCTCCGGTGTCATCGGCGGTATCGGCCTTGGGCTGGGTTACATTTCGCCGGTCTCGACCCTGATCAAGTGGTTCCCGGACAAACGCGGCATGGCCACCGGCATGGCAATCATGGGCTTTGGCGGCGGCGCCATGGTCGGTGCACCGCTGGCCACTGCGCTGATGGGGCACTTCGGCAACGCGCAGGAAGTGGGGGTGTGGCAGAGCTTCGTGGTCATGGCCGCGATCTACTTCGTATTCATGACTGCCGGCGCCTTGGCGTATCGCGTGCCGCCAACCGGCTGGAAGCCCGAAGGCTTCACTGCGCCACTGAAAAAAGCCGGCAACAGCATGGTCACCGACCGCCACGTGCACGTCAGCGTAGCGTGGAAAACCCCACAATTTGCGCTGATCTGGCTGGTGCTGTGCCTGAACGTGTCGGCGGGTATCGGTATTCTCGGCATGGCCTCGCCGCTGCTGCAGGAAGTGTTCGCCGGTAAGCTGCTGGGCAACGGGCTGAGCTTCAGCGAGCTGGACAGCGCCCAGCTGGCGCAGATTGCCGCGATCGCCGCCGGCTTCACCGGCCTGCTGAGCCTGTTCAATATTGGTGGGCGGTTCTTCTGGGCTTCGTTCTCCGACTACATTGGCCGCAAGAACACCTACTTCGCCTTCTTCGCGCTCGGGGTTGGCCTGTACAGCCTGGTGCCGAACATGGGGCACCTGGGTAACGTGGCCCTGTTCGTGGCGGCGTTCTGCATCATCCTGTCGATGTATGGCGGTGGCTTCTCCACTGTACCGGCGTACCTGGCCGACCTGTTCGGCACGCAGATGGTCGGTGCCATTCATGGCCGCCTGCTGACGGCCTGGGCGGCGGCGGGCGTGCTGGGGCCGGTGCTGATCACCTACCTGCGCGAATATCAGCTGGCCGCCGGCGTGGAACGTGCCGCGGCTTACGACATGACACTGTACATCCTGGCCGGCCTGCTGGTGCTGGGCTTTGTCTGCAACATGCTGGTGCGCCCGGTGGCCGACAAGTACTTCATGAGCGATGCCGAGCTGGCCGCCGAGCGGGCGCTGAGCCACGACAAGGGCGCCGATGCCGCGCAGTCGCTGGAGTGGAAAGCGGCGCCGGGCAGCCTGCCGCTGGTGCTGCTGGCCTGGGCGGTGGTGGTTGTACCGCTGGCCTGGGGGGTGTGGATTACCCTGCAGAAGACGGCGGTGCTGTTCCATTGA